The Hymenobacter baengnokdamensis genome includes a region encoding these proteins:
- a CDS encoding PepSY domain-containing protein: MQTTSTSRVAVPAASPIRRFVGRYLYRWHRMLGLVTVVPVLMWTLSGLSHPLMSNLLRPFIAHETVPAPPLSAAKLALPVAQVLTQNHLAAVQNVRVVHYRREAIYQVTDFRGRLRYFAATTGHELPGGDRAYAEDVARYLLADSTSAIAGAERLTHYTADYKFINRLLPVWKITFARPDGMAIFVETGQSRMGTFNNHARARFLWTFGMLHNWDFLDALPRPLHLGIMLVFTTIIWLSALSGLLIYGFVRKKLRQPRSAQDQVGWLRRRHRTLGLWVAFVTFTFALSASYHLIQKFTPDRREEVARVSAFATSELTWPLKEALGGAVPVQQVSLVRVGGQPYYRLVSKDAAGKQQVQYRSTRDGQLLPNGELTYARELGQEFMTRLNGQPAALSATGAAEDGALPDCCTAPALTAETTTAIGTPAAGPAPAQANLLSPELVTKFTEEYGFVNKRLPVVKLAFATPGHTALYVEPASGRLAALVTDGDRREGLSFAVLHKFFLMDWAGKNIRDAVAMLSALGVLCVTLYGLGLLLRTRR; the protein is encoded by the coding sequence ATGCAAACAACCTCGACTTCCCGCGTAGCGGTTCCGGCTGCCTCGCCCATTCGGCGCTTTGTGGGCCGCTATCTCTACCGCTGGCACCGCATGCTGGGCCTGGTAACAGTAGTGCCGGTGCTGATGTGGACGCTCAGCGGCCTTTCGCACCCGTTGATGTCCAACCTACTGCGGCCGTTTATCGCCCACGAAACGGTGCCGGCGCCGCCGCTTTCGGCCGCCAAGCTGGCGCTGCCCGTGGCTCAGGTATTGACTCAAAACCACCTGGCGGCCGTGCAAAACGTGCGCGTGGTACACTATCGCCGCGAGGCTATATACCAGGTCACCGATTTTCGGGGGCGGCTACGCTACTTTGCGGCCACTACCGGCCACGAGCTACCCGGCGGCGACCGGGCCTATGCCGAAGACGTGGCCCGCTACCTGCTGGCCGATTCGACCTCGGCCATTGCCGGTGCCGAGCGCCTGACGCACTACACGGCCGACTACAAGTTTATCAACCGGCTGCTGCCGGTCTGGAAAATTACGTTTGCCCGGCCCGATGGCATGGCCATCTTCGTCGAAACCGGGCAGAGCCGGATGGGCACCTTTAATAACCACGCCCGCGCCCGGTTTCTATGGACGTTTGGCATGCTGCACAACTGGGATTTTCTCGATGCGCTGCCCCGGCCGCTGCATCTGGGTATTATGTTGGTATTCACCACCATTATCTGGCTGTCGGCGCTGAGCGGGCTGCTTATCTATGGCTTCGTGCGCAAAAAGCTGCGGCAGCCCCGCTCGGCCCAGGACCAGGTAGGCTGGCTGCGCCGCCGGCACCGTACGCTGGGCCTGTGGGTGGCTTTTGTCACGTTTACCTTCGCCCTGAGCGCCAGCTACCATCTCATTCAAAAATTTACGCCCGACCGCCGCGAGGAAGTTGCGCGGGTTAGTGCCTTCGCCACCAGCGAGTTGACCTGGCCTTTAAAGGAGGCGCTGGGCGGCGCGGTGCCGGTGCAGCAGGTGTCGCTGGTGCGGGTGGGCGGCCAGCCCTACTATCGGCTCGTGAGCAAAGACGCTGCCGGCAAGCAGCAGGTGCAGTACCGCAGCACCCGCGACGGCCAGCTGCTGCCCAACGGCGAGCTGACCTACGCCCGCGAGCTGGGCCAGGAGTTTATGACCCGGCTGAATGGCCAGCCGGCGGCCCTCAGCGCTACCGGGGCCGCTGAAGATGGCGCTTTGCCCGATTGCTGCACTGCCCCCGCCCTCACCGCCGAAACCACCACGGCTATCGGCACGCCGGCTGCCGGCCCGGCTCCCGCTCAGGCCAACCTGCTCAGCCCCGAGCTGGTAACCAAATTCACTGAAGAATATGGATTTGTGAATAAACGGCTGCCGGTAGTGAAGCTGGCCTTTGCCACGCCTGGGCACACTGCCTTGTACGTAGAGCCGGCCAGCGGCCGCCTGGCGGCGCTCGTCACCGATGGCGACCGGCGCGAGGGCTTGTCGTTTGCCGTGCTCCACAAGTTTTTCCTGATGGACTGGGCAGGCAAAAATATCCGCGACGCGGTAGCCATGCTTTCGGCGCTGGGCGTGCTCTGCGTAACGCTGTATGGCCTGGGGCTGCTGCTACGCACCCGGCGCTAG
- a CDS encoding NADPH-dependent FMN reductase yields MLTLLIGTNRPQSRARRVADFYATILDELGAAYQFLDLLELPADFLNTTLYHNAGRHDGFNEFIAPLDRSDKLIIIAPEYNCSIPGALKSFIDALPYPGGIRGKKAALVSLSSGSMGGALALSHLTDILFYLGTTVLPQRVRLPHISQHLSPEGEVNSPLFRQLLREQAEALLNS; encoded by the coding sequence TTGCTTACTCTGCTTATCGGCACCAACCGCCCTCAGTCGCGCGCCCGGCGCGTGGCCGATTTTTACGCTACCATTCTGGATGAGCTGGGCGCAGCCTACCAGTTTCTGGACTTGCTGGAGCTGCCGGCTGATTTTCTCAATACCACGCTCTACCACAACGCCGGCCGGCACGATGGCTTCAATGAGTTTATCGCGCCGCTCGACCGCTCCGATAAGCTCATTATTATTGCGCCCGAGTACAACTGCTCGATTCCGGGGGCCCTCAAGTCGTTTATCGATGCCCTGCCCTACCCCGGCGGTATTCGGGGCAAAAAAGCGGCCCTCGTGAGCCTGAGCAGCGGCAGCATGGGTGGGGCGCTGGCCCTGAGCCACCTCACCGATATTCTGTTTTACCTGGGCACCACGGTGTTGCCGCAGCGCGTGCGCCTGCCCCATATCAGCCAGCACCTCTCGCCCGAAGGCGAGGTTAACAGCCCGCTCTTCCGGCAGCTGCTGCGCGAGCAGGCCGAAGCTTTGCTAAACAGCTAG
- a CDS encoding SDR family oxidoreductase, whose product MDLGLKGKVALVAAASKGLGRAVAEELAAEGATLVLCARTDETLQQTCAAIRRATGAQVLGVAADVANPADVARVVQAAMAQFGQIDILVTNAGGPPAGTFEQHDAAAWDAATRLLLTSVVELTRAVLPGMKARGWGRILNVTSISVKQPIGNLLLSNSLRAAVTGMARTLANEVAADGITVNNILPGYTRTERVEHLAGAAAAREGITSEQATERWTKEIPMGRLGEPREFAALAAFLCSERASYITGTSTAVDGGWLRGLY is encoded by the coding sequence ATGGACTTAGGACTAAAAGGAAAAGTTGCCCTCGTGGCGGCGGCCAGCAAAGGGCTGGGCCGCGCTGTGGCCGAAGAGCTGGCCGCCGAAGGCGCAACGCTGGTGCTCTGCGCTCGCACCGACGAAACGCTGCAGCAAACCTGCGCCGCCATCCGCCGCGCTACCGGGGCGCAGGTACTGGGCGTGGCGGCCGATGTAGCCAACCCCGCTGATGTGGCACGGGTAGTGCAGGCCGCAATGGCGCAGTTTGGCCAAATTGATATTCTGGTAACCAATGCCGGCGGGCCGCCGGCCGGCACCTTCGAGCAGCACGACGCGGCGGCCTGGGACGCCGCCACGCGCCTGCTGCTCACCAGCGTAGTGGAGCTGACGCGCGCCGTGCTGCCGGGTATGAAAGCCCGCGGCTGGGGCCGTATTCTCAACGTAACCTCTATCTCGGTGAAGCAGCCCATCGGCAACCTGCTGCTTTCCAATAGCCTGCGCGCGGCCGTTACGGGCATGGCCCGCACCCTGGCCAATGAAGTAGCGGCCGATGGCATCACGGTCAATAATATTTTGCCCGGCTACACCCGCACCGAGCGCGTGGAACACCTGGCCGGCGCCGCCGCTGCTCGCGAAGGCATCACCAGCGAGCAGGCTACCGAGCGCTGGACCAAGGAGATACCTATGGGCCGCCTCGGCGAGCCCCGCGAGTTTGCGGCGCTGGCTGCCTTCCTGTGCTCCGAGCGGGCCAGCTACATTACGGGCACCTCCACGGCGGTGGATGGCGGCTGGCTGCGCGGGCTTTATTAG
- a CDS encoding cupin domain-containing protein, whose amino-acid sequence MSDTPIRPATHYRWDDMPKDELSNTISRRLITGDQMMLAHVYLKKGAIVPKHSHHNEQITYILEGALRFHLGEDESQEVIVRAGEVLTIPSHLPHKAEALEDTLDVDVFSPRARTGSTAATAICASSCLTTKRFRKSGPKRAAGCLNRFHLSLRASPSKDDFYFLLY is encoded by the coding sequence ATGTCTGACACTCCCATCCGCCCAGCCACGCACTACCGCTGGGACGACATGCCCAAAGACGAGCTTTCTAACACCATTTCGCGCCGCCTCATCACCGGCGACCAGATGATGCTCGCTCACGTGTACCTCAAAAAAGGTGCGATTGTCCCCAAGCACTCGCATCATAATGAGCAGATTACCTATATTCTGGAAGGGGCGCTGCGCTTTCACCTGGGCGAGGATGAAAGCCAGGAAGTCATCGTGCGGGCCGGCGAGGTGCTCACTATTCCCTCGCACCTGCCCCATAAGGCCGAAGCGCTGGAAGACACTCTCGACGTAGACGTTTTCAGCCCCCGCGCCAGGACTGGCTCGACGGCAGCGACAGCTATTTGCGCAAGTAGCTGTTTGACAACGAAGCGGTTTAGGAAGTCGGGGCCGAAGCGGGCTGCCGGCTGCCTAAACCGCTTCCATCTGTCATTGCGCGCCTCGCCAAGCAAGGATGATTTTTATTTTCTACTCTACTAA
- a CDS encoding pentapeptide repeat-containing protein, whose amino-acid sequence MKSRRKVATLRKPANFPAENVLTGLTIPGLLALGRDVEQCHFVNCDFGEADLSGLRLEDCLFERCNLTTVKLSGTALQNVAFADCKLLGVAFGACQDMLFGVHFDVCQLRYASFGGKRLAGTRFVKCKLDEVDFTNADLSAAVFQDCDLAGTIFHDTQLGGADFTTATGFSIDPEANYLAGARFTLAGLPGLLTKYGLAIE is encoded by the coding sequence ATGAAATCCCGCCGCAAAGTCGCTACCCTTCGCAAGCCCGCTAACTTTCCGGCCGAAAACGTGCTTACGGGCCTTACCATACCGGGGCTGCTGGCGCTGGGCCGCGACGTCGAGCAGTGTCACTTCGTGAATTGCGACTTCGGCGAAGCCGACCTGAGCGGGCTGCGGCTCGAAGACTGCCTGTTTGAGCGCTGCAACCTGACCACCGTCAAGCTCAGCGGCACCGCTCTGCAAAACGTGGCGTTTGCCGACTGCAAGCTGCTGGGCGTGGCGTTTGGTGCCTGCCAGGACATGCTGTTTGGAGTGCATTTCGACGTTTGTCAGCTCCGCTACGCCTCGTTTGGGGGCAAGCGCCTGGCCGGCACACGCTTCGTGAAATGCAAGCTGGACGAAGTCGATTTTACCAATGCCGACCTGAGTGCAGCCGTGTTTCAGGACTGCGACCTGGCGGGCACCATTTTTCACGATACTCAGCTGGGCGGGGCCGATTTTACGACGGCCACCGGCTTTAGCATCGACCCCGAAGCCAATTATCTGGCAGGGGCGCGCTTTACGCTGGCCGGCCTGCCGGGCCTGCTCACCAAGTACGGCCTGGCGATAGAATAA
- a CDS encoding LytR/AlgR family response regulator transcription factor has product MIRCLVIDDEPPALAILANYIRQVPFLELVATLTDPVAGLARLQQGHVDLLFLDIQMPRLTGLQLLRLCGPCKVVLTTAYAEYALDGFEHDVVDYLLKPISFERFLRAVSKVRAPLSIPASPPSFVPPPVYFFVKGETKTKYLRVKYSDIIYVESLHNYVILHLPAGQRIITYHTLKEMVELLPRPPFLRVHKSYIVSLDHVRILDGNTIHVHDKELPVGETYREQLYQLVRASRP; this is encoded by the coding sequence ATGATCCGCTGCTTAGTAATTGACGACGAGCCGCCTGCGCTGGCCATCTTGGCTAACTACATCCGGCAGGTACCCTTTTTGGAACTAGTGGCTACCCTGACCGACCCCGTAGCAGGCCTGGCTCGGTTGCAGCAGGGCCACGTCGATTTATTGTTTCTCGACATCCAGATGCCTCGCCTCACAGGCTTGCAGCTGCTGCGCCTCTGTGGACCGTGTAAGGTAGTGCTCACTACGGCCTATGCTGAGTATGCACTCGATGGCTTCGAACATGACGTAGTAGACTACCTACTTAAGCCTATTTCATTCGAACGCTTTCTCCGGGCAGTCAGCAAGGTGCGGGCGCCTTTATCTATCCCGGCTAGTCCTCCTTCCTTCGTCCCCCCCCCGGTCTACTTCTTCGTGAAAGGCGAAACAAAAACCAAATATCTTCGCGTGAAGTATTCTGATATTATTTATGTAGAAAGCCTGCATAATTACGTAATACTGCATCTCCCGGCTGGGCAACGCATTATTACCTATCACACCTTAAAGGAGATGGTGGAGTTGCTGCCGCGCCCCCCTTTTCTGCGCGTTCACAAGTCCTATATCGTGTCGCTCGACCATGTGCGCATTCTTGATGGTAACACCATTCACGTGCACGACAAGGAACTACCCGTGGGAGAGACATATCGCGAGCAACTATACCAACTGGTGCGGGCCAGCAGGCCTTAG
- a CDS encoding sensor histidine kinase: MHDTATFERDSPTASQYFYHIAWYWHILTWLAVAGYLVLGDYLFNRSGYQGLWFRASFLLASISEFYLCYLLLYPHLLRSERLRWLLPGLLGAVLVFTGLRYGLDETLYPALLGFRNYTSDTTLVYYLRDNLYYSIPMLVLSAAVWAGQVVLRREYENKLLNTERRVAELAFLKTQINPHFLYNTLNMLYGLAYEDNGPLASGLLQLAELMRYMLRDTPDGLVALSQEIDYLEHYLALYRLRYTQQFCADMFVEGDSGGHRVAPLLLVPFVENALKHGVLDDPATPVRLRLRMQPGEVEFTVENHCHDCQTDTTSGIGLANLRRRLMLLYKNRHTLRVGFTGRVHVAYLRLLYETPPAFPGQP, encoded by the coding sequence ATGCATGATACAGCTACTTTTGAACGTGATAGCCCTACGGCCAGCCAGTATTTCTATCATATTGCCTGGTATTGGCACATCCTCACCTGGTTGGCTGTGGCTGGTTACTTAGTATTAGGCGACTATCTATTTAACCGGTCCGGCTATCAGGGGCTGTGGTTCCGCGCTTCGTTTCTACTAGCCAGCATCAGCGAGTTCTATTTGTGCTACCTGCTGCTGTATCCCCATCTGCTGCGGTCGGAACGCCTGCGGTGGTTATTGCCTGGGCTACTGGGGGCCGTGCTGGTGTTCACCGGGTTGCGCTATGGCCTAGACGAAACGCTATACCCAGCCTTACTGGGCTTCCGCAACTACACTTCCGACACGACGCTTGTCTACTACCTGCGTGACAATCTCTACTATTCTATTCCCATGCTGGTGCTGAGCGCGGCTGTGTGGGCCGGGCAAGTGGTGCTGCGCCGCGAGTACGAGAACAAGCTGCTAAATACCGAGCGGCGGGTGGCAGAGTTGGCCTTTCTTAAAACCCAAATAAATCCTCATTTTCTATATAACACCCTCAATATGCTCTACGGTCTGGCCTACGAGGACAACGGTCCGCTAGCCAGTGGCCTGCTCCAGCTAGCCGAGCTGATGCGATATATGCTGCGCGACACCCCTGACGGGCTAGTAGCACTCAGCCAGGAAATCGACTACCTGGAACACTATCTGGCGCTTTATCGCCTGCGCTATACCCAGCAGTTTTGCGCTGACATGTTTGTAGAAGGCGATTCAGGTGGTCATCGTGTGGCACCGCTCTTGCTCGTACCCTTTGTCGAGAATGCGCTCAAGCACGGCGTACTTGATGACCCTGCCACCCCCGTGCGGCTACGGCTGCGGATGCAGCCCGGCGAGGTAGAATTTACCGTCGAGAATCACTGCCACGATTGTCAGACTGATACTACCAGCGGTATTGGGCTAGCCAACTTGCGGCGGCGACTAATGCTACTCTATAAAAATCGTCACACATTGCGCGTGGGTTTCACCGGGCGTGTGCATGTAGCTTACTTGCGGCTATTGTACGAAACCCCACCGGCATTTCCGGGCCAGCCTTAA